The following coding sequences are from one Clostridioides difficile ATCC 9689 = DSM 1296 window:
- the grdC gene encoding glycine/sarcosine/betaine reductase complex component C subunit beta codes for MTYPVLKGAGYVLIHTPDMIVQNGSTCTVERATNPDSEFLKEVSNHIRSYEDVVNYMPNQVYIGNRRPEELRDLPMPWCEQKIEGTRNGKFGEIMPQDEFIALMQISDAFDLVKLSQEFIDEVKPKIENNYPEIAPFVGKLKGDDIEEGKELVATHIAEGLYHDGKFVGYVKRAHDVDVNLNAHTMFENLVVKASGVLSAIQMLRHSKIDPAEIDYVIECSEEACGDINQRGGGNFAKSIAEIAGLQNATGSDTRGFCAAPTHALIQAAALVKAGIHKNVMVVAGGASAKLGMNAKDHVKKGLPVLEDVVGGFAVLVSENDGVNPVIRTDLTGKHTVGTGSSPQAVMTALITSGLDRANLKITDVDVYSVEMQNPDITKPAGAGDVPEANYKMIGALAVKRGDLEKKELKDFVSNKGLPGWAPTQGHIPSGAPYIGFLIDDLTTGNRNRAMIVGKGSLFLGRMTNLFDGVSFIAERNTGVTEETSGISKDEIKKIIAESMKKLALDMLEE; via the coding sequence ATGACTTATCCAGTTTTAAAAGGGGCAGGCTATGTACTTATTCATACTCCAGATATGATAGTGCAAAATGGAAGTACTTGTACAGTTGAAAGAGCAACAAATCCAGATTCAGAATTTTTAAAAGAAGTAAGTAATCATATAAGAAGTTATGAAGATGTAGTTAACTACATGCCAAATCAAGTTTATATAGGAAATAGAAGACCAGAAGAATTAAGAGATTTACCAATGCCATGGTGTGAACAAAAGATTGAGGGAACTAGAAATGGTAAGTTTGGAGAAATAATGCCTCAAGATGAGTTCATAGCTTTAATGCAAATAAGTGATGCATTTGATTTAGTAAAATTATCACAAGAATTTATTGATGAAGTAAAGCCAAAAATCGAAAATAACTACCCTGAAATTGCACCATTTGTAGGTAAATTAAAGGGTGATGATATAGAAGAAGGTAAAGAATTAGTAGCAACACACATAGCTGAAGGATTATACCATGATGGAAAATTTGTTGGTTATGTAAAAAGAGCACATGATGTAGATGTTAACTTAAATGCCCATACAATGTTTGAAAATCTAGTAGTAAAAGCATCTGGAGTTTTATCTGCTATTCAAATGCTAAGACATAGCAAAATAGACCCTGCTGAAATAGATTATGTTATTGAGTGTTCAGAAGAAGCTTGTGGAGATATAAACCAAAGAGGTGGAGGAAACTTTGCTAAATCAATAGCTGAGATAGCAGGACTTCAAAATGCAACTGGTTCTGACACAAGAGGATTTTGTGCAGCACCAACTCATGCATTAATTCAAGCAGCAGCTTTAGTAAAAGCTGGTATACATAAAAATGTAATGGTAGTAGCAGGTGGAGCAAGTGCTAAACTTGGAATGAATGCTAAAGACCATGTTAAAAAAGGTCTTCCTGTACTTGAAGATGTTGTTGGAGGATTTGCAGTACTTGTATCTGAAAATGATGGTGTAAATCCAGTTATAAGAACTGATTTAACAGGTAAGCATACTGTTGGAACTGGTTCTTCACCACAAGCAGTTATGACAGCACTTATAACTTCAGGTCTTGATAGAGCTAATTTAAAAATAACAGATGTTGATGTGTATTCAGTTGAAATGCAAAACCCAGATATAACTAAGCCAGCAGGAGCAGGAGATGTTCCAGAAGCAAACTACAAAATGATAGGGGCACTTGCTGTTAAACGTGGAGACTTAGAAAAGAAAGAATTGAAAGATTTTGTTTCTAACAAAGGATTACCAGGATGGGCACCAACTCAAGGACATATACCATCAGGAGCTCCTTATATAGGATTTTTAATAGATGATTTAACTACAGGAAATAGAAATAGAGCTATGATAGTTGGAAAAGGTAGTTTATTCTTAGGAAGAATGACTAACTTATTTGATGGAGTATCTTTTATAGCTGAAAGAAATACAGGTGTTACTGAAGAGACTTCAGGAATATCTAAGGATGAAATTAAGAAGATAATAGCTGAATCTATGAAAAAACTAGCATTAGATATGTTAGAAGAATAG
- the trxB gene encoding thioredoxin-disulfide reductase has protein sequence MENVYDLVIIGSGPAGLAAGLYGARAKLKTLILEKDKTGGQIVITHEIANYPGSVPNATGPSLIARMVEQCKEFGAEMLRDNIVDTELDGDIKVLKGEKAEYRAKAVIIGTGATPRKIGCPGEKELTGKGVSYCATCDADFFEDFEVFVVGGGDSALEEAMYLTKFARKVTIVHRRQGFRCAKSVEEKAKANPKIEFLLDTVIEEIKGDGILESVVFKNKVTGETHEYFADEEDGTMGVFVFVGLDAQTDLFKGKVDMDEKGYIITDEDMRTNIPGVFAAGDCRSKTLRQVVTATNDGAIASIVAEKYIDEKFGN, from the coding sequence ATGGAAAATGTGTATGACTTAGTAATAATTGGTTCAGGACCAGCAGGGCTTGCAGCAGGTCTTTATGGAGCAAGAGCAAAGTTAAAAACTCTAATCCTAGAAAAAGACAAGACTGGTGGACAAATTGTAATAACACATGAAATTGCAAATTATCCAGGGTCAGTTCCAAATGCAACAGGACCAAGTTTAATAGCTAGAATGGTTGAACAGTGTAAAGAGTTTGGAGCAGAAATGCTAAGAGACAACATTGTTGATACTGAGCTAGATGGAGATATAAAAGTTTTAAAAGGGGAAAAGGCAGAATATAGAGCAAAAGCAGTAATAATAGGAACAGGAGCAACACCAAGAAAGATTGGTTGTCCTGGAGAAAAAGAACTTACTGGTAAAGGGGTTTCATATTGTGCAACTTGTGATGCAGATTTCTTTGAAGATTTTGAAGTATTTGTTGTAGGTGGAGGAGACAGTGCATTAGAAGAAGCAATGTATTTAACTAAATTTGCTAGAAAAGTAACAATTGTACATAGAAGACAAGGATTTAGATGTGCTAAGAGTGTTGAAGAAAAAGCAAAAGCTAATCCAAAGATAGAGTTTTTATTAGATACAGTAATTGAAGAAATCAAAGGTGATGGAATATTAGAATCAGTTGTATTTAAAAATAAAGTTACTGGAGAAACTCATGAATACTTTGCAGATGAAGAAGATGGAACAATGGGAGTATTTGTGTTCGTTGGATTAGATGCTCAAACTGATTTATTCAAAGGTAAAGTTGATATGGATGAAAAAGGTTACATAATAACTGATGAAGATATGAGAACTAACATACCAGGCGTATTTGCAGCAGGAGATTGTAGATCTAAGACTCTAAGACAGGTTGTAACTGCAACTAATGATGGAGCAATTGCATCTATAGTAGCTGAGAAATACATTGATGAAAAATTTGGGAACTAG
- the grdD gene encoding glycine/sarcosine/betaine reductase complex component C subunit alpha, giving the protein MSKKVIADVFLEVANAIESGEFGKKVKIGVTTLGSEHGVENMVNGAQLAKSNLFDIVLIGPKVETDLEVVEVNDEKEMHAKMEELLDSGYIDACVTMHYNFPIGVSTVGRVITPAKGKEMILATTTGTSATNRIEAMVRNAIYGIATAKSMGNKCPKVGILNVDGARQVEKCLKELKDNGYDMEFADSIRADGGCVMRGNDLLVGAPDVMVTDTLSGNIFMKVFSSYTTGGDYEAQGFGYGPGVGEDYDRKVLIVSRASGSLVVANALKYAYDVVKGDISNVARNEFAKVKKAKFDDIISSLTKKEVKAEKVEVKMPDKEIVTRQIAGVDIMDLEDAVSELWKNGIYAESGMGCTGPIVLVNEAKGDLAVETLVKAGYTAK; this is encoded by the coding sequence ATGTCAAAAAAAGTAATCGCAGATGTATTCTTAGAAGTAGCTAATGCAATAGAAAGCGGCGAATTTGGCAAAAAAGTAAAAATTGGTGTTACTACACTTGGAAGTGAACATGGTGTAGAAAACATGGTTAATGGTGCACAATTAGCAAAATCTAATTTATTTGATATTGTGCTTATTGGACCAAAAGTGGAAACTGACCTTGAAGTAGTTGAAGTTAATGATGAAAAAGAAATGCATGCAAAAATGGAAGAATTATTAGATTCAGGATATATTGATGCTTGTGTTACTATGCATTATAATTTTCCAATAGGTGTATCTACAGTAGGTAGAGTAATAACTCCAGCAAAAGGAAAAGAAATGATACTTGCAACAACAACAGGAACAAGTGCTACTAATAGAATAGAGGCAATGGTAAGAAATGCCATTTATGGTATTGCTACAGCTAAATCAATGGGTAACAAATGCCCAAAAGTTGGAATACTTAATGTTGATGGAGCAAGACAAGTTGAGAAGTGCTTAAAAGAATTAAAAGATAATGGATATGACATGGAGTTTGCGGATTCAATTAGAGCAGATGGTGGATGTGTAATGAGAGGTAATGATTTACTTGTAGGTGCACCTGATGTTATGGTTACTGATACATTATCTGGAAATATATTTATGAAAGTATTTTCTTCATATACTACAGGTGGAGATTATGAAGCTCAAGGCTTTGGATACGGACCTGGAGTTGGAGAAGACTATGATAGAAAGGTACTTATAGTATCAAGAGCATCAGGTTCTCTGGTAGTAGCAAATGCTTTAAAATACGCTTATGATGTTGTAAAGGGAGATATAAGTAATGTTGCAAGAAATGAATTTGCAAAGGTTAAAAAAGCAAAATTTGATGACATTATATCCTCTCTTACTAAAAAAGAAGTTAAAGCTGAAAAAGTAGAAGTTAAAATGCCAGATAAGGAAATTGTTACTCGTCAAATAGCTGGTGTTGATATAATGGATTTAGAAGATGCAGTATCTGAGTTATGGAAAAACGGAATCTATGCTGAAAGTGGTATGGGTTGTACAGGTCCAATAGTTTTAGTAAATGAAGCTAAAGGAGACTTAGCAGTTGAAACTTTAGTTAAAGCTGGATATACTGCAAAATAA
- a CDS encoding GrdX family protein yields the protein MIIITNNPKVKEEVQGREVLFKDTTYIGILEASRDLIHEGYELLSHPLYGSVKPNETPYRTVILKKGNRLDINSLTLIEEAIITASKFQNNKKTPKWTESVQDDFRVIDYDIFYNTIQRMQYE from the coding sequence ATGATAATAATTACGAATAATCCAAAAGTAAAAGAAGAAGTTCAAGGCAGAGAAGTTTTGTTTAAAGACACAACTTATATTGGAATCTTAGAAGCAAGTAGAGATTTGATACATGAAGGTTATGAACTTTTATCTCATCCACTCTATGGGAGTGTAAAGCCAAATGAAACACCTTACAGGACTGTTATACTAAAGAAAGGAAATCGTTTGGATATAAACTCTTTAACCTTAATTGAAGAAGCAATCATCACTGCAAGTAAATTTCAGAATAATAAAAAGACTCCAAAATGGACAGAAAGTGTTCAAGATGATTTTAGAGTAATTGATTATGATATATTTTATAATACAATACAAAGAATGCAGTATGAATAA
- the grdA gene encoding glycine/sarcosine/betaine reductase complex selenoprotein A, which produces MSLLSNKKVLIIGDRDGIPGPAIEECVKTVEGAEVVFSSTECFVUTAAGAMDLENQNRVKDAADKFGAENVVILLGAAEAEAAGLAAETVTAGDPTFAGPLAGVALGLSVYHVVEEPIKSLFDESVYEDQISMMEMVLEVEEIEEEMSGIREEFCKF; this is translated from the coding sequence ATGAGTTTACTTAGTAATAAAAAGGTTCTTATAATAGGTGACCGTGATGGTATACCAGGACCTGCGATAGAAGAATGTGTAAAAACAGTAGAAGGAGCAGAGGTTGTTTTCTCATCTACAGAATGCTTTGTCTGAACAGCTGCTGGGGCTATGGACTTAGAAAATCAAAACAGAGTTAAAGATGCTGCTGATAAATTCGGAGCTGAAAATGTTGTGATTTTACTAGGTGCTGCTGAAGCCGAAGCTGCAGGTCTTGCAGCCGAAACAGTAACTGCTGGAGATCCAACTTTCGCTGGACCACTTGCTGGAGTTGCCTTAGGATTAAGTGTTTACCACGTTGTTGAGGAACCAATAAAATCATTATTTGATGAAAGTGTATATGAGGACCAAATAAGTATGATGGAAATGGTTTTAGAAGTTGAAGAAATAGAAGAAGAAATGTCTGGTATAAGAGAAGAATTTTGTAAATTTTAA
- a CDS encoding glycine/sarcosine/betaine reductase component B subunit, with product MRLELGKIFIKDIQFGDVTEVKDGVLFINKQEMLQEIGGDEHIKSIDIELARPGESVRITPVKDVIEPRVKVEGNGGIFPGIMSKVDTVGEGKTHALKGVAVVTTGKIVGFQEGIIDMTGEGAKYTPFSKLNNVVVIAEPIDGLKQYAHEKAVRMIGFKAAMYLGEVARNLTPDEVSVYETKPLLESIKEYPELPKVGYVYMLQTQGLLHDTYVYGVDAKQIVPTLLYPTELMDGAIVSGNCVSACDKNPSYVHINNGVVEDLYARHGKDINFVGVIITNENVYLADKERSSNWTSKLCKYLGLDAVIVSQEGFGNPDTDLIMNCKKIEMQGVKTVIVTDEYAGRDGGSQSLADADVRADAVVTGGNANQVVVLPKLDKVIGHLEVVDVIAGGSDGSLRADGTIEVEIQAITGATNETGFGHLTAKGY from the coding sequence ATGCGTCTTGAATTAGGGAAAATCTTTATAAAAGATATTCAATTTGGTGATGTAACAGAAGTAAAAGATGGAGTATTATTCATCAATAAGCAAGAGATGCTACAAGAAATTGGTGGAGATGAGCATATTAAATCTATAGATATAGAATTAGCTCGTCCAGGTGAAAGCGTAAGAATAACACCTGTAAAAGATGTTATTGAGCCAAGAGTAAAAGTTGAAGGTAATGGGGGAATCTTCCCTGGTATCATGTCTAAAGTTGACACTGTAGGAGAAGGAAAAACTCATGCTTTAAAAGGTGTAGCTGTTGTAACTACTGGAAAAATAGTAGGTTTCCAAGAAGGTATAATAGACATGACTGGAGAAGGAGCTAAGTACACTCCATTTTCTAAATTAAATAATGTAGTAGTAATAGCTGAACCTATTGATGGTTTAAAACAATACGCTCATGAAAAAGCTGTTAGAATGATAGGATTCAAAGCAGCAATGTACTTAGGAGAAGTAGCAAGAAATCTTACTCCAGATGAAGTTTCAGTATATGAAACTAAACCTCTTCTTGAATCAATAAAAGAATATCCAGAGCTTCCAAAAGTAGGATATGTTTACATGCTTCAGACTCAAGGTTTATTACATGATACTTATGTATATGGAGTAGATGCAAAACAAATAGTACCAACTTTATTATATCCAACAGAATTAATGGACGGAGCAATTGTAAGTGGTAACTGTGTTTCTGCATGTGACAAAAACCCAAGTTATGTTCATATAAACAATGGGGTTGTTGAAGACTTATATGCAAGACATGGTAAAGATATAAACTTTGTAGGTGTAATTATAACTAATGAAAATGTTTATCTAGCAGATAAAGAAAGATCTTCAAACTGGACTTCTAAATTATGTAAATATTTAGGATTAGATGCAGTTATAGTTTCACAAGAAGGTTTTGGAAATCCTGATACTGACCTTATAATGAACTGTAAGAAGATAGAAATGCAAGGTGTTAAAACAGTTATAGTTACAGATGAATATGCTGGACGTGATGGAGGTTCTCAATCACTTGCAGATGCAGATGTAAGAGCTGATGCTGTTGTAACAGGTGGAAATGCCAACCAAGTTGTAGTTCTTCCTAAGTTAGATAAAGTTATTGGACATTTAGAAGTAGTAGATGTAATAGCTGGTGGTTCTGATGGAAGTTTAAGAGCTGATGGAACTATTGAAGTTGAAATCCAAGCTATAACAGGTGCAACTAATGAAACAGGATTTGGTCATTTAACTGCTAAAGGATATTAA
- a CDS encoding M3 family oligoendopeptidase, with translation MKFSEFKYERPNYNSMKKEFLSCVEDINNSRNYKEQQKNIHKINLLRNKIETLSNIASIRYSTDTFNKFYKEEKNYWDEYMPLYEELNSYFYNAIVNSKFKYDLIKEFGEQFFTIVEYSLKSFSKEIISELQEENKLCSEYTRLLASAEIMFDGKIRNLSGMGKFMYSKNRKTRELANKAYYNFFEENETKFDDIFDKLVKLRDKMSKKLGFEDFVELGYVRMMRSDYREYMIKNVRKQVLKYVVPMANELYEKQAKRIGLEYLSYIDEGVEFLTGNASLKGDSRYIIQNGKRMYSELSKETNEFFDFMLENELMDLETKKGKGAGGYCTYIPDYKSPFIFSNFNQTADDIDVLTHEAGHAFQLYMSRWIDMPEINFPTLDSCEIHSMSMEFITWPWMDLFFKEDTDKYKFTHLSSSIKFIPYGVIVDEFQHYIYKNPNVDKSKRKEIWRFLEKIYLPHRKYGDNSFLERGCWWFKQGHIFKNPFYYIDYVLAQICALQFWKKMIQDRDAGWKDYINICKVGGTKSFLDIVSMGNLYSPFDDGCIESIIGDVKSWFDEINDSKL, from the coding sequence ATGAAGTTTTCAGAGTTTAAGTATGAAAGACCCAATTATAATAGTATGAAAAAAGAGTTTTTGAGTTGTGTAGAAGATATAAATAATTCTCGTAATTATAAAGAGCAACAAAAAAATATACATAAGATTAATTTATTAAGAAATAAAATAGAAACGTTGTCAAATATAGCTTCGATAAGATATAGTACAGACACATTTAATAAATTCTACAAAGAAGAAAAAAATTATTGGGATGAATATATGCCTTTGTATGAAGAATTAAATTCATATTTTTATAATGCCATTGTAAATTCAAAATTTAAATATGATTTGATAAAAGAGTTTGGAGAGCAATTTTTCACAATAGTAGAGTATTCTTTAAAAAGTTTTTCCAAAGAAATAATAAGTGAATTGCAGGAAGAAAATAAATTGTGTTCAGAGTATACTAGACTTTTAGCTTCAGCTGAGATAATGTTTGATGGGAAAATAAGAAATTTATCTGGTATGGGGAAATTCATGTATTCTAAGAATAGAAAAACAAGAGAATTAGCAAACAAAGCATATTATAATTTCTTTGAAGAAAATGAAACTAAATTTGATGACATATTTGATAAATTGGTTAAACTTAGAGATAAGATGTCTAAAAAATTAGGTTTTGAAGATTTTGTAGAGCTTGGGTATGTTAGAATGATGAGAAGTGACTACAGAGAATATATGATAAAAAATGTTAGAAAACAAGTACTAAAATATGTTGTTCCAATGGCAAATGAGCTTTATGAAAAACAAGCTAAAAGAATTGGTCTAGAATATTTAAGTTACATAGATGAAGGCGTGGAATTTTTAACAGGAAATGCAAGTTTAAAGGGAGATTCAAGATACATAATTCAAAATGGTAAAAGGATGTATTCTGAACTGTCAAAAGAAACAAATGAATTTTTTGATTTTATGTTAGAAAATGAACTTATGGATTTAGAAACGAAGAAAGGAAAAGGAGCTGGAGGGTATTGTACTTATATACCAGATTATAAATCACCATTCATTTTTTCTAATTTTAATCAAACTGCTGATGATATAGATGTGTTAACACATGAGGCAGGACATGCATTTCAGTTGTATATGTCTAGATGGATTGATATGCCAGAAATTAATTTTCCAACGCTTGATAGTTGTGAAATCCATTCAATGAGTATGGAATTTATAACATGGCCGTGGATGGATTTATTTTTTAAAGAAGATACAGATAAGTACAAATTCACTCACTTATCATCTTCAATTAAATTTATACCTTATGGAGTAATTGTTGATGAATTTCAACACTATATTTACAAAAATCCTAATGTAGATAAGTCAAAACGAAAAGAAATCTGGAGATTTTTAGAGAAAATATACTTACCTCATAGAAAATATGGTGATAATTCTTTTTTAGAGAGAGGTTGTTGGTGGTTTAAACAAGGACATATATTTAAAAATCCGTTTTATTATATAGATTATGTATTAGCTCAAATTTGTGCGTTACAATTTTGGAAAAAAATGATTCAAGATAGAGATGCAGGATGGAAAGATTATATAAATATCTGTAAAGTTGGAGGAACAAAATCATTTTTAGATATTGTGAGTATGGGAAATTTGTATTCTCCATTTGATGATGGCTGTATTGAGTCTATTATAGGTGATGTTAAATCTTGGTTTGATGAAATAAATGACAGCAAATTATAA
- the grdB gene encoding glycine reductase complex selenoprotein B, producing the protein MGKLKAVHYINQFFAGIGGEEKADTKPHVAETLPPISLQLDKLLGEDIEIVGTVVCGDSYFNENIDSASEEVLSMVKGFEPQLFIAGPAFNAGRYGVAAGTITKVVKDALNIPALTGMYVENPGADMFKKDVYVVETSDSAAGMRKALPKIAKLAVKLANGEEIGTPKDEGYIARGIRVNYFHEDRGSKRAVDMLVKKIKGEPFETEYPMPNFDRVDPSKAVKDLSKCKIALVTSGGIVPKGNPDRIESSSASKYGTYSIAGVMDLTEETYETAHGGYDPVYANLDADRVLPVDVLRDLEKEGVIGKLHETFYTTVGNGTSVANSKKYASEIGAALVADGVDAVILTSTUGTCTRCGATMVKEIEKTGLPVVHMCTVVPISLTVGANRIVPTIAIPHPLGNPALDPTEEKALRRGLVEKALNALTTEVDGQTVFEK; encoded by the coding sequence ATGGGAAAACTAAAAGCAGTACATTATATTAATCAGTTCTTTGCTGGTATAGGTGGAGAAGAAAAAGCTGATACTAAGCCACATGTGGCAGAAACTTTACCTCCAATAAGTTTACAACTTGATAAATTATTAGGTGAAGATATTGAAATAGTTGGAACAGTAGTTTGTGGAGATAGCTATTTCAATGAAAATATAGATAGTGCAAGTGAAGAAGTTTTATCAATGGTAAAAGGTTTTGAACCACAACTTTTCATAGCTGGTCCTGCATTTAATGCTGGTAGATATGGGGTTGCTGCTGGAACAATAACTAAAGTTGTAAAAGATGCTTTGAATATACCAGCTTTAACAGGTATGTATGTTGAAAATCCAGGAGCAGATATGTTCAAAAAGGATGTTTATGTAGTAGAAACTTCTGATTCTGCAGCAGGTATGAGAAAGGCACTTCCTAAGATAGCTAAACTTGCAGTAAAACTTGCTAATGGAGAAGAAATTGGAACTCCTAAAGATGAAGGATACATAGCTAGAGGAATAAGAGTTAACTACTTCCATGAAGACAGAGGTTCTAAGAGAGCTGTTGACATGTTAGTTAAGAAAATAAAAGGTGAACCATTTGAAACTGAATACCCAATGCCAAACTTTGATAGAGTTGACCCAAGTAAAGCTGTAAAAGATTTATCAAAATGTAAAATAGCTTTAGTTACTTCTGGTGGTATAGTTCCAAAAGGAAATCCAGATAGAATAGAGTCTTCTTCAGCTTCTAAATATGGAACTTATTCTATAGCAGGAGTTATGGATTTAACAGAAGAGACTTATGAAACTGCACATGGTGGATATGACCCAGTGTATGCAAATTTAGATGCAGATAGAGTATTACCTGTTGATGTTCTTAGAGATTTAGAAAAAGAAGGTGTAATTGGAAAATTACATGAGACTTTCTATACAACTGTAGGTAATGGTACATCTGTTGCAAACTCTAAAAAATATGCTTCTGAAATTGGAGCAGCATTAGTGGCTGATGGTGTAGATGCAGTAATATTAACTTCTACATGAGGTACTTGTACTCGTTGCGGTGCAACGATGGTAAAAGAAATAGAAAAAACTGGACTTCCAGTAGTTCATATGTGTACAGTAGTACCTATTTCATTAACAGTAGGGGCTAATAGAATAGTTCCAACTATAGCAATACCTCATCCACTTGGAAATCCAGCGCTTGACCCTACAGAAGAAAAAGCCCTAAGAAGAGGCCTTGTAGAAAAAGCATTAAATGCTTTAACTACAGAAGTAGATGGTCAAACAGTATTTGAAAAATAA
- the yidA gene encoding sugar-phosphatase: MYKLIALDIDGTILNTQKRITPEVFESIQEAKRAGAKVVITTGRPLPGVKELLNQLNLTDEGDYVICFNGAIIQEVKSEKIIHDVEMSLDDFDFIYNNVCKKYKTKIHINTMTNLITPNETPGKYTLHEAKLNNIEVKYIQKDKIDESIKICKIMIVDEPERLEEIIQQLPKNLFNKYTIVRSAPFYLEFLGKTTNKGTALKTLCMNLNIPIENAIAVGDEENDQHMIKYAGLGVAMGNARNSIKEIADYVTDTNNENGVAKVINKYILNKAI; encoded by the coding sequence ATGTACAAATTAATCGCACTAGACATTGATGGAACAATATTAAATACACAAAAAAGGATTACTCCTGAAGTCTTTGAGTCCATTCAGGAGGCAAAAAGGGCTGGGGCAAAAGTAGTTATAACAACAGGCAGACCTCTTCCTGGTGTAAAAGAACTTCTAAATCAACTAAATTTAACAGATGAAGGTGATTATGTTATATGCTTTAATGGAGCAATTATTCAAGAAGTTAAAAGTGAGAAAATCATACATGATGTAGAAATGAGTTTAGATGATTTTGATTTTATATATAATAACGTTTGTAAAAAATATAAGACTAAAATACACATAAATACAATGACAAATTTAATTACACCAAATGAAACGCCTGGCAAATATACACTTCATGAAGCGAAATTAAATAATATAGAAGTCAAATATATACAAAAAGATAAAATTGATGAATCTATTAAAATCTGTAAAATTATGATAGTTGATGAACCAGAAAGATTGGAAGAAATCATACAGCAACTACCTAAAAATTTATTCAATAAATATACTATAGTAAGGTCTGCTCCTTTTTATCTAGAATTTTTAGGTAAAACTACTAATAAAGGAACTGCTCTTAAAACATTATGTATGAATCTAAATATACCTATAGAAAATGCTATTGCTGTTGGCGATGAAGAAAATGACCAACATATGATAAAGTATGCAGGTCTTGGTGTGGCTATGGGGAATGCACGTAATAGTATAAAGGAAATTGCAGATTATGTTACTGATACTAATAATGAAAATGGAGTTGCAAAGGTTATAAATAAATATATACTTAATAAGGCTATCTAA
- the trxA gene encoding thioredoxin TrxA, producing the protein MLDLDKATFEEEVLNAEGFVFVDFWSEGCEPCKALMPDVHKLAETYGDKIKFCKMDTTKARRLAIKQKVLGLPTMAIYKDGEKVDEVTKDDATVPNIENMIKKYL; encoded by the coding sequence ATGTTAGATTTAGATAAGGCTACATTTGAAGAAGAAGTTTTAAATGCAGAAGGTTTTGTATTTGTTGATTTTTGGAGTGAAGGTTGTGAGCCTTGTAAAGCTTTAATGCCAGATGTTCATAAATTAGCTGAGACTTATGGGGATAAAATAAAATTCTGTAAGATGGATACAACAAAAGCTAGAAGATTAGCTATAAAACAAAAAGTATTAGGTCTTCCAACTATGGCTATATACAAAGATGGAGAAAAAGTAGACGAAGTTACTAAGGATGATGCTACAGTTCCTAATATAGAAAACATGATTAAAAAATATCTTTAA